attttattttattttttggtgttGGAAAACAATGGCATAAAGAACTGCAATATATAATACACACCTGACCCCAAACTTTGACATAAAGCCCAAAACTTGCCATCATAAGGGAAGTAGAAGTCCTTCTTTGTTTTTGATAAGGAAAGTAGAAGTCTTAAACTTGGAGGCTGAAACTCTTAAGAATTCTTGATTTAGCCGCCGAATTGAAATATCCCAATTTGAAAAcgttattatcattttaaaataaaataatatattgtattTAAAATATTGAGCTAATGTTGTAAATCATATTAACTTGGTTATATATCCAAAGTTCAGCATACTCTATGTTAAaagcaattaactttggccatGCAGTGCAGTAATAACTAATATGGATACGAAAAAAGTTTAATATTGATATCAATATTGGACCCTCCCGAGATCCTAACTCTCCATTCCTCTCCTGCTAGACTTTTTAGTTATTATATATCCATGGGTTATCAACATTCAACTTGTTTGGCATTTCCAGtgaaatcaaaaagaaaaagaaagtcagCTGATTTTGCAGTGTTTGTGGTGAATTTGAGGCAGAGAGGCTATTGACATTCATTATCAAGTCTAGAAATCATTTGCTTAGTTTTTCGAAATCATTACAACAGAACGTAAGAAATTCATTGCACCTAATCTTACAACACAAAAATTGATATTTAAGTCATTTGAGAACAAGTGGAAACTACCATCTaaaattgaaggtttcactGACTAATGGCCAaggaataaatatattttaactcAGCAGAGGCAAGTGCAATAATGATTCAGTTACTACACCTTGGAAAGGGTTTCCTTATTTATTGAGGCATTTAACGTtagttcattttttcatttgaagCATTTTTAGTCAAATTGTTGTAGTATAGTAAGTTACAGAAGCCCTAGATGGTGGAAACAATGCACTGAGGTCATTGAAGTGTGGTagataaaatcatcttcatcatctagCATATTTTTCCAGTCAATGGAACTAAAACGTGCTGCTACACGCATCGAAGCTACATGGGACTAGGCCTGTATTTTGGCATGCTTTGCGGCAGAGTTTATTATGCAAAGTTTAATCTTCACGGAAAAAGTATTGAATGAAAATGTGATACTCAAAAACTCCTCTCTCTAAAGTAGAGGCTTTCTCTCTCTAAAGTGGCTGTTCTCTCTCTTGGGATAAGAGCTCTCCCACCTCGTTGGTGGGAAGCTAGCTTTgttcaaactttttcaaaacCGTCCTTCTCCCGCTCTACCGGATCATGCTAGATCATCAGTACTTGTACGAGTGATCTTTAATGGAAGGTTAATGGCAGCTACTCTTTGTTTAAGCAAGTCAGTGCATGAAGAAAGGGAGTTCAAGCGTCGCTATCTTCAACTATGATAAGCTACCGCCTGGACATTGATAGTCAATACTCTGTTTTCCTTGTCTGTTAAGAGTACAAGTGAGCATCGATGCTCTAACTGTGGTGGTCAGTATCTTTCAGCAAGTTTTTGTTTTCAGTCGCGTTTCTTTTCTTAGTGTTTTcgtttgtctttcttttttgttcctCTATCTTTTGTTACGCCTTGGTTCTGTTTTTCATCTCCTGTGGTTAGAGTGTTTTATTCCATCTGATATTTGCTGCGTCTTTCCATGGAGGGAGAACTGTCAGATATATTACAGAAGTTTTCCCTAGAAGGGAATGAGTTGGTAGGACTCACGCTGGAGGGGGAAGACTTTCAAACTGGTGTGAGAGCTTGTGAAAACAGTATCATTGGGAGAGTCTTAGGAGAAAAAGTGATTAACTTCACTGGAATTTAAAACTTTGTGGCTGTTGCCTGGGGGTATCCCAGGAATCTGTCAGTGGTGGAACTGGGACCAAATGTGTTTCAGTTTAACTTACACAACTCTGAAGATAAAGATAGAATAGTGGAGGGAGGGCCTTGGGTTATAGATAATCAGATGCTAGTCCTAAGAAGATGGGTTGAAGGCATTGAAGATGACTATAAAGCCTTTGTGACGGCACCTCTTTGGGTGCAGCTCTGGAATCTGCCTGTCCATTGGCTGTCTAGGGAGATTGGAAGAAAGATAGGAGGTGTGTTTAAGGAAGTTAGAGAGGTCGTTATCCCTCAGGCGGGGGGAAAAGAGGGTAGGCATATGAAGGTCCTTGTCATGGTCGACCTATCAAAACCTCTGCTTAGAGGTACTGTGGTCAGAATAGCAGGAACTGGCAAATGGATAGCTTTCAAATATGAAAGGTGTCCTGATTTCTGTTATAATTGCGGAATTGTGGGGCATAGTGAAAGGTCTTGCAATGTAAGGAGATTGCTAGGAGGGAGCACTGATGAGAATCAGTACGGTCCCTGGATGAGAGCAGGAAATTTTAGGATCTCTCCTCAGAAAAAAAATGCTAGGGCCTCCGAGCATAGTGATAGACGTTACTGGGTCTTTAGGAAGGGGGAGCTGGTCGAACAGAAGAAAAATAATATGTCTAGAAGTCAGAGTTTGCTGGAGGTCCTCAAGGCCTCTGGTAGTGGGGGATGTAGCAACCAGGAATGTGACAAAGCAGGTGAGGAAGATAGAATGGAGGGGTTGGGGGGATCTTCTACTAATGAGGAGTCTCTCAAGGTAGTCTTTCATAGTAGGAAGGAGGATCAGGTGATAGATGAAAAGGAGGAAGTAGCTTTCCCTCAGGTTAATAGAGTAGGGGAAGACCTCCAGCTTCCTCACGTAGAGGAAGAGATGGAGGAAGATGTAGTGGAAGTAGTGCACAATCACATACAGGAGGCTAGGGTACTAGAGGAAAACGCAGAGCTTGTAGTGTTTAGCCAGGAAACTCTTGGTGAAAATAAGATGATGGGGTTACTGGACAGACAGTCAAGGAGATCTTTTCGAAAGTTAAAGACTCCAGTTAGAAACAGAAGGCCTTTGCAGAAGATACAAGGTAATGATAATATTCAGGTGAATGCGGGGAAGAGGAAGATCCAGGTTAGTGATGAAGTGATGGAGGAAGCATGCCAGGATATGTGTCAGTGGAAAAAAACCAAGCATCTGGTGGAGCTGTATCCTGAGGGAGCTACGGAAAAGGAGGAGAGGTCCTTCCTAAAAGGGACCTCCAGGTGTCAATGAGAATTGTGGTGTGGAACTGCCAAGGGGTGGGGAGTcccttgacagttccccagCTGAGGGAGGTGAATAACCTCTCCTCTCCAAGTATCTTTTTCCTTAGTGAGACTAAGAATAGGAAGTCAGTCATAGATAGAATTGCTAGAAGGTTACGGTTAGACAATAATGTGACTGTGGAAGCTATGAATAGAGCAGGGGGGATGGCCTTACTTTGGACTAAGGATACACAGATTGTAGAGGTGACTACTACTGCCTTTACTATAGAAGCCAAGATCGAAGGTAATGATTCTCAGGGGGCTTGGTGGTTCATTGGAGTGTATGCTAGTTGTGAACAAAGGATCAGGAAGGAACAATGGAGGGTGCTAACTGATAGAAGTAGGTTGTAGGGATCAAGATACCTGATCTCTGGAGATTTTAATGACAttttgtccaatgaagaaaagtgGGGGGGCGTGTTTAGGGAGGAGAGAAGTTTGAGGGATTTTAGGCATTTCATTGAGATGAACAGACTAGTGGATATTGGTTTTGAAGGCCACCCTTGGACATGGAGTAATCACTGGGACAATGAAGGGGAAGTTCGTCAAAGACTAGATAGAGCTTTGGGTAGTATGGATTGGTTTCATGATTTTGAGAGTGCTAAGTGTCAGCACATTGAGACTCTTGCTTCTGACCATTCTATGCTTTTATTAGACACCAACCCTGggatagggaaaaaaaaaaaaagaggttctACTTTGACAAGAGATGGCTCCAAAAAGAGGGGATTCAGCAGGTAGTGGATCAAGCCTGGAATAGAGAGGAACAGGGATCTAAAATGTTCAAAGTTACTAGAAAGGTTAGAAACTGCAGAATTGAACTCTTAAAATGGAAAATTACTGTCCAAGCTAACTCTAGGAGTAAAATTGATGGCCTTAAGCAGGATCTGGAGAAGGCTAGAAATGCTGTTGTTGCAAACAAAAAAGAGGAACTTCAGGATCTCAAAAGTAAATTGGCTAATGCCTACAAGGAGGAAGAAGCTTTCTGGAGTCAGAAGTCCAGAATCAGCTGGCTGAGAGATGGGGATAAAAATACTAGATTTTTTCACTCTTCAGTCAAGGGGAGGCGAGTCAGTAATAGGTTGAACAGGTTACAAAGAGAAGACGGATCTTGGACAGCTAATGAAGAGGAGGTCGTGACTGAAATTTCTGAGTACTTTAAGGACCTTTTTATGAGTGGAGGGAAGGGGGAAATGACAGAAATTTTAGAGGGAATTCCACACTATATCACACAGGAGATGAATGATAAGCTAACCAAAGAAGTAATGGAGGATGAAATCCACGAGGCTTTGTTCTCTATGAATCCAGAAAAAGCTCCTGGACAAGATGGAATGACACCTTTgttttttcagaaattttggaactctattaaaAGTGACATCATTCCTGCTGTTAAAGCGTTTTTTCACTCAGGTCACATGCTCAAATCAGTTAATCATACTGTGATATCCCTTATTCCCAAAATTCTGCACCTAACCaatctgaaaaatttcaggccTATCAGTCTTTGTAGTGTGCTCTATAAAATCATatcaaaaattttggctaatagACTGAAATCTGTTCTGGACTTGTGTATCAGCAAAACTCAATCTGCTTTCATCCCAAAAAGACAGATTTTAGACAATGTGATCATTGCTCATGAGTACAtgcattttcttaaaaataaaagacaagggAAAGAGGGCTACATGGCTATCAAACTGGACATGGCAAAGGCTTatgatagggtggagtggcaATGCTTGATGGATATGATGGAAAAGATGGGTTTCTGCTCAAAATGGATTAACTGGATCCACAGCTGTTTGAAGACAGTGAGTTACTCTTTCAACTGTAACGGTGAGATCAAAGGCTTTGTGACACCAGAAAGAGGGATAAGACAGGGAGATCCCTTGTCTCCATACCTGTTTCTAATCTGTTCAGAGGGCTTCTCAAATCTGCTAAAAAGAGCTGAGGAAAGCAAAAGAATCCAGGGACTAAAAATCAGCAGACATGGTCCTATGTTAACACATCTGTTTTTCGCGGATGATTCTATCATATTTTGTAAGGCTAATAAGAATGAGGCGGCGGAAATCATGAAGGTGTTGAAAACATATGAAAAGGCCTCGGGGCAATTGGTCAATCTGGACAAATCAGTagttttttttagcaaaaatatGGATGATGAGCAGAAGAAGGAGGTATGCCTGACCTTAGGAGGAATGGTAGAGGCTAAACAAGGCAAATACCTGGGACTTCCAATGGTAGTTTCAAGGTCTAAAGAGCAGATCTTTGGCTTTGTGAGGGACAATATTAGGAAAAGATGCCAGAATTGGAAAAACAAACTTCTGAGTCCAGCAGGTAAGGAAGTGCTACTGAATGCAGTTGTAATGGCAATGCCTACATACGTGATGTCTTGTTTTAAGCTGTCCAGAAGGTTGTGCAAAGATATCCGTGCTTTGATGGCCAACTTTTGGTGGGGTGAAGCTAATGGCAAGAATAAAATGCACTGGTTGTCTTGGgaaagattggcaatggccAAAAGTGCAGGAGGTATAGGATTTAAGGATATTGAAGCTTTCAATCAAGCGCTGCTAGGAAAACAAGTTTGGAGGATACTTACTAAACCAAATCTGTTGGTTAGTAAGGTGTTGAAATCCAGATATTCTCCACAGGAATCCATTCTGCAGTGCAACATCTCCAAAAATGCATCCTGGATTTGGCAAGGACTCATGGGGGCAAGAAGTTTAATCACTGCTGGAATGATTAGAAGGATAGGAAATGGAAGGAGTACAAATATTTGGAGACACAAATGGATCCCAGACACTGAAACAGGGAAACCAACTACCAGTCGAGGGAATCATTGTGAGCTGGAAAAGGTAGAGGAGCTTATTAGTCAGCATAGGTGGAACAGAAATAttatattcagatatttcaatAGAAGTGATGCTCAAAAAATTCTAGCTATTCCTCTGAGCCTGGCTGATAGGGAGGATAGCTTCTACTGGCAACCAAAGGAGGGAGGGGTATACACTGTCAATTCTGGATATAAGTTTCTGATGAAGCAACACAGAAAGAGAGATAGGTGCAGGCAGGGAGGAGCTAGCTCTAGCTATACAGTAAGTGATTCGCATTTAGCTCAGATGTGGAATACACTTTGGAGGTTAAACATCAAACATAAAATCAAGTTTTTCATATGGAAATGTATTCAAGGTGCTCTGCCTGTGAAAGCAGCAGTGTATAGACGAACGGGGGTAGGGGATCCGATATGTAAGATGTGTGGAACAGCACAGGAAACAGTTGAACATCTTCTGCTGACTTGCCCCCACACAGAAAACATATGGAAGGCTTCTCCCATTCAGTGGGATGGAGCAAAGGAGCAGCAGGGAGATTTCAAAAGGTGGTGGCTAAGAATCTCAGAAGCAAGGCACAGGACAGAAGGGATGGAACACATTGGCTTAACTGCGAACATCCTGTGGCAGGtgtggaaagaaagaaacaaaagagaatTCGAGAACACTACCGTTGATCCTCCCTTCAAATATATAAGGAAAGCACATTCTGATTGGCTAGAGCAGCAGCAGCTAGAGTACAAGAGGGAAGGAGAGAGCACAGAAGAAACAGCCCCTAGGCAAGAAACTCAGGATCAGAGTTATGTAAAGGAAGGAGAAGTGCTAATGGAGGTGTCTACAACCATGAAACAAGGGCAGCTATTCATGGGAATTGGAGTCACAGTTAAGTTTTTTGCAAGCAATACGATGATAGGGTGGGTAATGAAAGACATCAGTTCTGGAAACAAACTCCTAGATGAAGCTCTGGCGCTGAAACTAGTGCTGTGTAAAGCAGTGCATCGTAAGTGGAGCAATCTTAAGCTGAGAGTTGGTAACAAAGAACTGTGGAGACAATTGAAACACCAGAGTCCAGCGGACAGCAGAATGGCAACAGTACTTGAAGACATCTCTCAGTTACAGAGATTGTTTCGCATGTGCTCTTTTGGTTTGAATAGGGAAGAAGAAATGATAGTCAGTAAAAAAATGAGTGTTGATGCTTTAAGCATTATTGTGGATGAGGAGCGACAGCTTCCTCAGTGTCTTTGAACACTAGTGTGTACAGTTCGATCGAGCCGTTGCTCGTACTTGTAAATtttttacctttaaaacaaTGAAATCATCTTATCGtttcgaccaaaaaaaaaaagaaaatgtgatACTCAAAAACAAATTTATTATGCAAAGTTTCATAAATTTTTGATCAATTTGACCAACATTTTGATTGTAGTCCTACCTAGTGAGTTTAATGTGCTCATAGATGTTCTCAGATCTTCATCACAGGTTATCCATATCCAATCGTTATCTTCATCCTGATACTCAATTTTAAAACTTCCCACAGCTAGATTCAGTCGCTGTTTTACCTTCTCCTCCAAATCGATTTTACGGGCAGAAAATGGAAGTCTGAACTTTATCATGCACCCTTGATATTCTGCCTTCACCCACATGCCATTATCATCTTCTAACCTTATTGCATCCAACTGGTGGTGTTCATGAGTATCTTCAGTAGAAGGTTGAACAGTTTTCTGTACAGCAAATGCTTGACTAACCTTTCTGTACAGTTTTCTGTACTCCCTACATATACGCTTCAATGTAGATCGACTAACTGCAGATTTCAAAAAAGAAAGCTTCAGTTAAGGAAAAAGCCTTTACAACATGTAAACTAGATCTTTCCAAATACATCCCGATCAAATCACGATGCATTAACCAACATTTGATTTCAATTCTCCAATATTATTTGCAGCATCTTCAAGTTTCCTCCTAGAATTTTGTTCAAGAACCTCACGAGTAATTCCAAGGTCGCTTTTTAGAGTACAACTGGGCTTTTGCATTTTTAAATTAGTCACTTCATTGTCCCTTTGTTCTATACTAGCACCTTCTCTTTGAGTATCTTCCACAATTGGTTCATCATGTGCTATGCTGACCATGTTTTGCGCGAGCTCCTGTCCAGTTGAAGATCTAACAATTCCATTTTGCTGTTCATAAATACCATTCGTAGAATTGTGGGCAACATCAACTCCTGCAAGATTTAATTCTTGATATGATATGTTGACAAAGCTCTGCACATGCTCTGGTCTAGGTGGAGATCCAACAATCCCACTCTGCTGTGCATGGACACCATTTATATAAGCATTTGCAGTGTCAACTTGCATCATTCCTTCTCCTCCTTGTGCTTTTGCAAGCCTAGGTGTAGATCCAACACTTTCATTCTGCTGTTCATGGATACCATTCATAGAACCATTTGCAGCATCAACTTGTTTAGATGAATAATCAAGTTGCATTTTGAAAACCTGGACACATGTTAAAAGCTGAGAACTTGTACCACTACTACCTGCATTCATCACCATTAATCCCAATTCATCCGCCTTGAGCtagatttcctttttctttcatcAATCCATAATCATCAGTTCCATCTTTCAAAAAAGAATCCCCTTTTTCAATCCATCAGCCACTATCCTATTACTCTcggccaaaaaaaaataaaaataaaccgaCGGGAAACAGAGGAGGAGCCACTGCCACCGCTGGGTCGTCGAAGTTTGCCAATACTACCACGGTTATCAAGTCTTCATTTAAAACGCCCTGTGAGCTATTCTTTCCTTTCCAACTTTAACTTCAATTTGATATTTTCTGACACCATCTTTTGCTAGtttcttcttgaatttttttaatctgGACTTATTTGCAATTTCCATTGCTGAGTATACTCTTTGGCTTTTGTTGGACTGAAATCGTATtttgattacaaattttgggtcTTTCTCTTGGTGAAATTGTAAGAGATCTTTAGAATTGTCGTATGCCCATCTACTGTTTGAAGAAATGCCTAAACGAGTACTTGCAGTAAAGAGACAAATCTCTTGTATCTGTGCGCGTGGGGAGGAGCTCCGATCAGTCCAACGCTGATCGGAGCCCGTGAGTTCGCCAGAAAGCCATCAAAGACCCAGAGATTTTTTGTTTGGATTCTCTTTTACATTTtccttttgttctatttttggGTTTTCAATGGAATTTGGTGTGTGTATTGTGTGTTCGTGCGTGGGAGAGAGAGTGCGAAGTTGGACTCGCCGGAGATGATGATTTCTAGGATACGCAGCAGCAGGGACAAGTTGTGTCAATGGAGAAGATGACACATTTGTGATTTCACCCCAAATTTTACAATCTTTCGGATTTACTACTGAACTTGTTTTAGGTAGTTTTAATTAGGTCCTAAGACTAGGTTAGTCAACTTTTGTTTCATCAGTCTTTCTATTTGTCAATTAACATTTGTAATTagtttattttctctttttggaAGTGATGTAACCCATATGGGGCATAGGAGCaattgaattttgtaattttctttctctttttcttttctatttttccttaattactttttattttgtcgCGTGTGATTGAGTAGGTGGAGAGTGTGTTGTTTCGTGGCTTTTCCAACGGAAGCTTTGAAAttaagcattttattttatttcactcTTTACATGTTGTGCATATTGTTTTTACTTGTTTGGGTATTTTGTGTTAATTAAGTACATGTTATGTGCTTGGCAATAGATTGACTCATTTTTGTCTTAGAATTGAAGGAATAAAATTAAATTCGCAATCTGTTTTGTCAGGTGTGGGGGGTTGCTTGAGAATAAAACTTCAACCTTatccctttccctttccttgCAAATGCAGCTTTCGAACTTATTTCTTTAATTTCAAAAAATCCGGAGTTTTCTAATTAAAGGGTATTAGTTCGCAACGGATCCTCTGTACCACAACCCTGTCTGACACCCTATCCCACCCCTCATAAACTTGCCAAGTGTCCTTTTATTAACCCAATCCTGAAACAACCCAACTCGAACCATGTTTAATTATTTAACCGATTAATCGGGGTGAGAAACTTAATCACacaaaaccaaaatccattaaactaaaaacccaaaaaacaaaattaaagattAAACAAGGCACAAAAAAAAACCCCACAAGGCCACGATTCTGGTTTCCCATCAGATTTCACTCCTCCTCAAAAGCTTCCGTCAGATATCACTCATCAGCTCATCAGAGATCACTCACAATTCAAATGCCTGGTGGCATGATTTCGGCTGATGATCATATGCTATGTCCTTCGTCACGAAGTCGAAGGAAATCTGATGGTGGAATCGTGCGCCGTGTGAAAGCACAAAAATCACCGTTCTTGACCGAGACTCAGGTTGTGCTCCATCTCGGAACCTTGTGGGGTTAGGAGTAAAGCATCCCAAGGTTAGCGCATCTCTAATAGCGTGGAGAAACATTGGGAACCCCAATTTCGTGGTCATTCTCCGGAGCCCTTTCTTCAGGTTATGAGTGATCAATGGGCAATTGGACGAAGCTCCCCACCTGTTCGATCAAATGCCTAGGCGTCATGAATCATTTTTTTCGTAGGTTTTTCTTGCCTTTGTTTTCCCGCAGTTTTCTTTGCCCATTATTCTGTCATTCGGATTTATTGTGACTCCTTTCTGAAATCTGTTCTCAAATTATAGCTGTCATAGCCTTTAACTCTGATGGTTGGTTGATATTCACTTATATAATGATGTGCAGCAGATTAGTGAATTGAGTTGAATGATGAAGTTGATGATGTGGTCTACTTAGCTGATCTCTGTGTTGTTTCTATAATTCTTACATGTAGTTAAGTGCGATCTGCTATGCCAAAGAGGTTTTAGAGGAAAACGGGACATGATTGTTTTGGTGAGGACATGCTTTAGCCAAGGGAAACTGATATACCAGCTTTGTTTCTGGTCTTTGTTGTGCTTCCCCTGGTTACATATATCTTGCTAGGAAAATGGAGCGAGtcaacgaaaaaaaaagagagggttAGTTTGCTTACTCAACAGGCAGCTGAAGAAAGTTAAGGTCTGAATTATAGGAGCAATTCTATTATCATTTAAACAGATAgagcaaaaatattaaataggAGTAATGCATCTGTTTGAAACATTTCAGCAAAGATTTTGTTTGCCAGTTCTTAAGCTGCTTGATTGATGAATCTAAATGGTGTATTCTGGGCCTAGTCATTCATGAAAGTTTATggataaatttttttcttttattttacagATGCTATTTCGGTATGAAGATTTTGTGAAGTCCTTTCACTATGAAGTTTTCAACATGTCTCCAAGAGGTCTTATAAATTGTGGAAACAGgtatttcttcaaaatttttcctgCTTTTCTTGTGCTTTTACATATCAATAGCTCTAGAAAAATTTTATAGATATAGGAAATGTACAGACTCTTAATGCAATAATGTACTGAAACAAATTTCATaggattttttattatttgtcaaGTATATTCAAGATTTCTTTCATTTTACTGTGCAGTTGTTATGCCAATGCTGTATTGCAGTGTCTGACCACAAAGCCTCTCCTTCTGTTTCTGCTTCAGAGATTGCATTCTAGAGCTTGTTACGATTGGTTTGATTTACAATGTCTTGCTTTTGCATTCTAGAGACTTCCGAAGTAAATTCTGCTTCAGAGATTGCATTCTAGGGGTTCATGTTATTTCGATCCACTACTATTACTGAATAAGGGGTTGGCATGCTTCCCTTCAATGTTCGCGTGTTTTAAGCATATAT
The Coffea arabica cultivar ET-39 chromosome 6c, Coffea Arabica ET-39 HiFi, whole genome shotgun sequence genome window above contains:
- the LOC113693319 gene encoding uncharacterized protein, with protein sequence MRIVVWNCQGVGSPLTVPQLREVNNLSSPSIFFLSETKNRKSVIDRIARRLRLDNNVTVEAMNRAGGMALLWTKDTQIVEVTTTAFTIEAKIEGNDSQGAWWFIGVYASCEQRIRKEQWRVLTDRKKWGGVFREERSLRDFRHFIEMNRLVDIGFEGHPWTWSNHWDNEGEVRQRLDRALGSMDWFHDFESAKCQHIETLASDHSMLLLDTNPGIGKKKKRGSTLTRDGSKKRGFSR
- the LOC140008816 gene encoding uncharacterized protein, with amino-acid sequence MFKVTRKVRNCRIELLKWKITVQANSRSKIDGLKQDLEKARNAVVANKKEELQDLKSKLANAYKEEEAFWSQKSRISWLRDGDKNTRFFHSSVKGRRVSNRLNRLQREDGSWTANEEEVVTEISEYFKDLFMSGGKGEMTEILEGIPHYITQEMNDKLTKEVMEDEIHEALFSMNPEKAPGQDGMTPLFFQKFWNSIKSDIIPAVKAFFHSGHMLKSVNHTVISLIPKILHLTNLKNFRPISLCSVLYKIISKILANRLKSVLDLCISKTQSAFIPKRQILDNVIIAHEYMHFLKNKRQGKEGYMAIKLDMAKAYDRVEWQCLMDMMEKMGFCSKWINWIHSCLKTVSYSFNCNGEIKGFVTPERGIRQGDPLSPYLFLICSEGFSNLLKRAEESKRIQGLKISRHGPMLTHLFFADDSIIFCKANKNEAAEIMKVLKTYEKASGQLVNLDKSVVFFSKNMDDEQKKEVCLTLGGMVEAKQGKYLGLPMVVSRSKEQIFGFVRDNIRKRCQNWKNKLLSPAGKEVLLNAVVMAMPTYVMSCFKLSRRLCKDIRALMANFWWGEANGKNKMHWLSWERLAMAKSAGGIGFKDIEAFNQALLGKQVWRILTKPNLLVSKVLKSRYSPQESILQCNISKNASWIWQGLMGARSLITAGMIRRIGNGRSTNIWRHKWIPDTETGKPTTSRGNHCELEKVEELISQHRWNRNIIFRYFNRSDAQKILAIPLSLADREDSFYWQPKEGGVYTVNSGYKFLMKQHRKRDRCRQGGASSSYTVSDSHLAQMWNTLWRLNIKHKIKFFIWKCIQGALPVKAAVYRRTGVGDPICKMCGTAQETVEHLLLTCPHTENIWKASPIQWDGAKEQQGDFKRWWLRISEARHRTEGMEHIGLTANILWQVWKERNKREFENTTVDPPFKYIRKAHSDWLEQQQLEYKREGESTEETAPRQETQDQSYVKEGEVLMEVSTTMKQGQLFMGIGVTVKFFASNTMIGWVMKDISSGNKLLDEALALKLVLCKAVHRKWSNLKLRVGNKELWRQLKHQSPADSRMATVLEDISQLQRLFRMCSFGLNREEEMIVSKKMSVDALSIIVDEERQLPQCL